Part of the Labrys wisconsinensis genome, CGGTGGCCCGGATGCGCTCGATCGTCGGCAGCAGGGCGTCGGCGAAGGCGTCGGCATTGGCCTGCACGGCCGCCCGCCCCAGCACCGCGGCGGTCTCGACCAGCGCCGGATTGCCCAGGGGCTTGCCCTCGGCCTTGCGCGCGGCGAGCGCGATCCGGGTGCGCTCGGAGATGAGCGAGCGTTCCTTGTGCGACAGCCGCTCGTAGAGATGCAGCATGAAGGGGTGCACGTCCGGCCCGCCCTCGGCCACGACGACGGCGATCTGCCGGGCCATCAGGCCGGCGATGAAGGCGACGTCGTTGGACAGGCGATCGAGCCGCGCCACCACCAGCGGGCAGCGCGCCCGCAGGGCCGCGGCCACCGCCGCCGCCAGCAGCGGGCGGTCGCCGAGCGCCTCCGGGACCTTGCCGACCTCCACCTCGATATGTTCGCCGAGGATGGCGAGGCCTTCCCGAGCGGCGAAGCGCCGGATGGCTTGACGCTGCGGCTCGAGGCCATAGCTCGCTTGGCCATGACGTAGCGTCTGGATCCTGATATAGGCGACGGCGGCCCGCATCGTCCCGCACTCTGTCGACAGTCAAAAGTATAATTAACCCTATTTGTTTTGCAAGTTATTACCGACGTCCATCGACTCCGGTGAAACGTGGATTCTTTTGCAATCGATCCGGCAGTGTGAGGGGCTGAGTTCTGCAAGAATGCAGGTAATAGCCCACCCGTCCGCAATCGGCACGCAATCGCCGGTTCGGGCAAGCCACGCCGAGGGCGCGGGATCCGGCCAATTGTTCGAATCTGCGGCCGTTCGGGGCAGCAGGGAGGGGAAATATGGTCGCGCCGTGGCGAATCAGCCCGTGCCGGCATCGATCTCGGTGGATTGACAGCAAGTTGACAGGAAGCACCCGGCGCGGCCGAAGGCCGTCGCATCGCACGGCCGCAATGCCGGATGCGCGATGCGACAGGTGCGATACGAGGACCGGGCGCTGCTGCGGCGCATCGGCGACATTGACTGCTGCCAGTGCCGCGATTTGACTGGATCGCCGGCCGGCTGAGCTGCCACCCCTTACGCGACGGGGACGGCGCTCAGCCCTCCACCTTCAGCCCCCTCAGAAACCCGAAGTCGCACCCCTCGTCCGCCTGCAAAATCTGCTCCTCGTACAGCCGCTGATACCCCCGTGTCGGCTTGCGCGCACGGGGCGGCAGGCCCTCGCGCCGCGCGGCGAGCTCCTCATCGTCGACCAGCAGTTCCAGCCGCCGCTCCGCCACGCTGAGGCGGATGCGGTCGCCGTCGCGCACCAGGGCGAGCGGGCCGCCGGAGGCGGCGTCGGGGGCGACGTGCAGCACGATGGTGCCGTAGGCGGTGCCGCTCATGCGCGCATCGGAGATGCGCACCATGTCCTTGACGCCGGCGCGGGCGAGCTTGGCGGGGATCGGGAGGTAGCCGGCCTCGGGCATGGCGGCCTCGCTGGTCGGCCCGGCATTCTGCAGCACCAGGAAATCCTCGGGCGTCACGTCGAGGGCGGGGTCGTCGATGCGGGCGGCGAGGTCGGCGAGCGAGGTGAACACCACGGCGCGGCCCTCGCGCTCGAACAAGGCGGGGTCGGCGGCGGCGCGCTTCAGGATGGCGCCGCGCGGGGCGAGGTTGCCGAACAGGGCGACGAGCCCGCCGGTCGGCCGGACCGGCGCGACGGCTGCGTGCACCACGGCGCGGTCCACCCAGGCGGGCGCGGCGTCGATACGCTCGCCGAGGGTCTCGCCGGTCACGGTCAGGCAGTCGAGATGCAGCAGCGGGCGCAATTCGCGCAGCACGGCGGGGATGCCGCCGGCGGCGTAGAGGTCCTCCATATAGGCGCTGCCGGTGGGCTTGAGGTCGACCAGCACCGGCGTGGTCTCGCTCATGGCGTTCATCGCGTCGAGGTCGAGGCGGTGGCCGAGCCGGCCGGCGATGGCGGCGAGATGCACCACGGCATTGGTCGAGCCGCCGAGCGCCAGCAGCACGCGCACCGCGTTCTCGAAGGCCTTGGCCGTCATGATCCGGCTCGGGCGCCGGTCCGAGCCGATCAGCGACACGGCGATGCGGCCCGTCTCCTCCGCCATGCGCAGCCGGTCGGCGTCGACGGCGGGGATGGCGGCGGCGCCGGCCGGCATCATGCCGAGCGCCTCGGCGAGGCTCGCCATGGTGCTGGCCGTGCCCATCACGGCGCAGGTGCCTGATGTCGAGGCGAGGCGCTGCTCCACCGCGTCGATCTGTTCGTCGTCCACCTCGCCGGCGCGGTAGCGCGCCCAGAAGCGCCGGCAGTCCGTGCAGGCGCCGAGCCGCTCGCCGCGGTGGCGGCTGGTCGACATCGGCCCGGCGACGAGCTGGATCGCCGGCAGGTCGGCCGAGGCCGCGCCCATCAGCTGGGCCGGCACGGTCTTGTCGCAGCCGCCGAGCAGCACCACCGCGTCCATCGGCTGGGCGCGGACCATCTCCTCCACATCCATGGCCATCAGGTTGCGGAACTTCAGGCTGGTCGGCTCGAGGAAGACCTCGCCGAGCGAGATGGTGGGGAACTCCACCGGCAGGGCGCCGGCGGCGAGCACGCCGCGCTTCACCGCCTCGATCAGCTCGGGGAAATGGCGGTGGCAATTGTTGAAGCCGCTGGCGGAATGGCAGATGCCGACGATCGGCCGCTCCAGCATCTGCCTGGAATAGCCCATGGAGCTGGCGAAGGAGCGGCGGAGATAGAGGCTGAAGCCGCGGTCGCCGTAATTGGTGAGGCCGCGCCTGAGGCCGTGCGGCTTGTCGTCCTGGCTCATCGCCCGCTCCTTCTCACGCTACGCCAGGCGCAGCTTGACATATTTCGGCTCGAGATAGTCGAGGATGCCGAGCCGGCCGCCTTCGCGCCCCATGCCGCTCGCCTTGATGCCGCCGAACGGGATTTCCGCCGCGGCCAGCAGCATGTCGTTGACGCCGACCATGCCGACCTCCAGCGCCTCGGCGGCGCGGGTGGCGGTCTCCAGCGAGCGGGAGAAGACGTAGCCGGCAAGGCCATAGGGCAGGGCATTGGCGCGCGCCACCACCTCGTCGAAGCCGGCGAAGGGCAGGATCGGCGCCACCGGTCCGAACGGCTCCTCCTGCAGCACCGCGGCGCCCTCGGGCACGCGGCCGAGCACGGTCGGCGCATAGAAGAAGCCGCGGTTGAAGCCGGGCGGCGGGCCGCCGCCGGCGAGGAGCTCGGCGCCGCGGCCGAGCGCATCCTCCACCAGCCGGGCCACGCGCTCGCGCCCGCGGGCATTGACCATCGGGCCGACCTCCACGCCCGCGTCGCGGCCGTGGCCGACGCGCAGGGCCGCCGCGGTCCCGGCCATGGCCCGGGCGAAGGGCTCGTACAGGCTCTCGTGCACGTAGAAGCGGCTCGGCGCGATGCAGACCTGGCCGGCATTGCGGAATTTCGCGCGGGCGCAGGCGATGCCGGCCGCCACCGGGTCGGCATCGGCGAAGACCAGCACCGGCGCATGGCCGCCGAGCTCCATGGTCATCTTCTTCATGCCGTCGGCGCACAGCCGCATCAGCGCCTGGCCGACGGCGAGCGAGCCGGTGAGCGACACCTTGCGGATGACGGGCGAGGCGATGAGGTGGCGCGCGATGTCGGGCGGCGCGCCGGTCACCACGTTGAGCACGCCGGGCGGCAGGCCCGCGGCCCGCGCCGCCTCGGCGATGACGTAGAGGCTGGAAGGCGTCTCCTCCGAAGGCTTGACCACGATCGGGCAGCCGGCGGCGAGCGCCGCGGCAATCTTGCGCGCCGGCAGCAGGGCGGGGAAGTTCCAGGCGGTGAAGGCGGCGACCGGGCCGACGGGATCATAGCGCACCTGCAGGCGCACCTGCGGCTCGCGCCCGTCGAGGCTGTGGCCGAAGATGCGCCGGGCCTCGTCGGCATACCAGTCGAACTGGTCGACCGCGGCGGCGAGCTCGCCGCGGGCCTCGGCCAGCGGCTTGCCGGTCTCGCGCGACATCATGCCGGCCGCCTCCTCGGCGCGGGCGCGCAGCTCGGCCGCGATGCGGCGCAGCACGGCCGAGCGCTCCCAGCCGGAGACGGCGCGCCAGCGCGGCGCCGCCGCGGCCAGCGCCGCGAGCGCGTCGTCGAGATCGGCCGGCCCGGCCCGGGGGATGGTGCCGATCACCTCCTCGTCCGCGGGGTCGATCACCGCCAGCGTGGCGCCGTCGCGCGCCGGGCGCCAGGCGCCGTCGATGAACAGTCCGAAGCGTTCGTACATGGCGCAGCCCTTCACAGTGTCTGATCGGCGTAGAGGCGCTCGACCTCGGCGCACCAGGGGCCGACGTTCCAGCGGCCATAGGCGCCCATGCCGCCGAGCGGGTCGTCGCCCCAATAGACCGGCACGTGGACGACGGAGAGGCCGTCATGGGCGTAGGCCTCGCGCAGCGCCGCCTCGAAGGCCTCGGGCGTCCAGCCGCCGAACACCGCCTTGACGCCGCGCACCGCGGCGGCGAGCGCGACATAGTCGACCGCGACGTCGTCGCCGGTGGCGAAGTCCGGCCCGTACTGGGCGTGCTGCAGCGAGGAGATGGCGCCCATGCGCCGGTTGTCGAAGACGACCAGCATGCCGCGCACGCCGTGCAGCACGGCGTCGACCAGGATCTGCGGGTTCATCATGAAGGAGCCGTCGCCGGAGAAGGCGATCATGTAGGCGGGCCGGTCCGCCGCGGCGGCGGCGAGCAGCGCGCTGGCGGCGAAGCCCATGTAGGAGGCGCCGGCCTCGGTGATGGTCCGGCCGGGCCGGTCGTCCTCGACGATCTGGAAGCCGTTGGCCTGCACGTCGCCGGCGTCGAAGATCTTGATGGCGCCGCGGGCATCGGCGAAGCGGGCGAGGGCCGCCACGGCGCTCGGCTGGGTCAGCACCGGGCGGCCCCAGGCCGCGTCGGGCAGGGTGACGGCGCCGCAGCGCTCGGCCTTGAAGGCCCGCCAGGCCGCCTTGCGCTCGGCGCACGCCTCCCGCCAGGCGGCGGTGCGCGCCGCGTCGGCCGGGCGCGCCGGGCCGAGCTCCGCCAGCCAGCGCTCGATCACCGCGCCGATGTCGCCCGGCAGCATCAGGGTGTGGTTGTAGTGCGCCGCGGCGGCGAGGTCGCCGTTGATGTTGATGACCGCCTCGGCCCTGGGATAGCCGGTGCCCGAGCAGTCCGCCTGGCACACCGCGCGGGTGCCGATGGCGATGAGGAGGCTCGCCTCCTCCATGGCGTGGTTGCCGCTGATCGAGCCCTTGCTGCCGCCGACATGCATGTTGAGGGGGTGGGCGTCCGGCAGCACGCCGGTCGACTTGGGCGACAGCACCACCGCGGCGCCGAGCCGCTCGGCCAGGCGGCGGACGGCGTCGGGCGCGGACGATGCCCCGCCGCCGGCCTTGATGACGATGCGGCCGTGGCCGAGCGCCAGGGCGCTGGCGGCGCGATAGGGCGCGGCCTCGCTCGGCGCCGTCGCCGGCGGGGCGAGGCGCTCGGGCAGGGCGTCGAGGCGCAGCCCTTCGATGCGGCGCGGCTGCACGTTGATCGGCAGGCAGAGATAGAACGGACCGGCGACATGCGGGCGGTGCACGGCGTCGTTGCCGCGCCGCATCGCCTCCCGCAGCGCCTCCGGCGTGTGCAGGGTGAAGGACGGGCCCATGACGTCGGTGAGCCGGCCGAACTGGCCCTGGCGGGTGCCCGGCACCTGCTGCATGTTGGGGCCCTCGCCATGGGTCGTCTCGTCGCCGTAGAGGTGGTAGACGCCGATGCCGTTGGAGGCGGCGGCGAGCGAGCCGGCGAAGGCCTGGAGCGCCCCGGGGCCGATCGAGGTCACCACCGCCGGCGTCTCGCCGTAGATCCAGCGCAGCGCCGTGGCGGCATGGGCCATCGCCACCTCGTTGCGGCATTGCAGGAAGCGCAGCGCCCCCTCGCCGGCATAGATGCGCAGCACCTCGCCGACATCGGTGTTGCCGTGGCCGAGGATGCCGAACACCTTGGTCACGCCCTGGCGCATCAGCCCGAGCACGACGCCCTCGGAGACGCTGACGTCGACGCGCCCGGGCACCGTGCCGGCGGCGAGGGCCGCGGACAGTCCGCCGGCGGCGGCGATGGCGCGTGCCCGGGCGCGCACCTCCTCCTCTCGAGCCTGCATGCGCATCTCTCCCTGTCGTCTCTTGTGGTGGTGCTGGCTCGTGGGCCGCCCAGGGGGCTAGTCGGCGCCGACGATCGCTCCCGCGGCCTTGTCGTCCTCGAAGCCGAGCCGCCGCGACAGCGCCGCGGCCTCGTCGCGCACCAGCACTTCCCAGTCCTTCATGCGGTCGTCGGTGACGCGCGGGCTCGGGCCGGAGACGCCGATCGCGCCGGCCACCGTGCCGTCGTGACGGAAGACCGGCGCGGCGATGCAGCGCACGCCGATGCTGAACTCCTCGTCGTCATAGGCGACGCGGTTGCGCCGCACCTGGGCGAGATGGCCCTCCAGCGCCGCGCGGTCGCGGATGGTGCGCCGGGTGAACGGCTCGAAGGCGAGCGCGGCCAGGATCGCCTCGCGGATGCGCAGCGGCTGGAAGGCGAGCAGCGACTTGCCGAGCGCGGTGCAGTAGAGCGGCGCCAGCGTGCCGATCGGCGCATCGACGATCACGCCGCGGTCCGGCGCGGCCTGGTCGACATAGAAGGCGCGGCCGTCCGCCAGGATCGCCATGTGCGAGCACTCGCCGGTGCGCTCGGCCAGGCGCTCGAGCGTCGGGCGGGCGCTGGAGCGCAGGTCGATCCGGCGGAGCGCCTTGTGGCCGAGGATGCCGAGGGTGATGCCCAGCGTGTAGCGCTGGGTCACCGGGTCCTGCGCGACGAAGCCGGACTGCTCCAGCGTGCGGAGCATGCGCGACACCGAGCTCTTGTCCATCTCCACCTGGCGCGCGAGCTCGGAGACGCCGACGGCGCCCGGTTCGCGCCCCAGCGTCTCCAGGAGCCGGATTGCCTTGCTGACGGATCTGATTTCCACGCCTGAGCCCGCTCGACCGAGTGAATGGGCGGAGTATGGAGCGTCGATGCGCTTTGGTCAACAGTGTTGCGCTTTACGCCGCCCGCGAAACGCAGTTCTGCGCCGGTGCGGCTCTATCCCGGCGCCCATGGGGCTTCTCCGGCCATGACGGCGGAAGGCGCGGCAAGCGGATCCGCGGGTGCCTGCTCGACATAGCGGCGTCAGTGCGGATGCCATGTCTCACATTGAACATCAGTGTTGACGTATTAGATCCCATATGCCTAGATCTCAGCCGTCACGGCGCAACGGCCTCGCAAAAAATGCCGAGCCGGCCGGAGGCGACGAGCGGCGCCCGCACGATGGAGCCCGAAGAGGGAGGAAGACATGTCGATCACGCTGACGCGGCGCATGCTGCTTGGTGCCGTGGGTGCAACGGCGCTCGGTTTCGGGGCCATGATTTCCGCAACGTCGTTTGCCGTTGCGCAATCGAAGGCCATCGGCGTCTCGATTCCGACCCTCGACAACCCGTTCTGGGTCAATGCCGTCGCCTTCGCCAAGCATGCGGCGGAGGATCTGGGCATCAAGCTCGTCGTCGTCGGTGCGGAAAGCCGCGAGGACAAGCAGCTCGCCGACGTGCAGTCGCTGATCGCCGGCGGCGCCAATGCGCTGGTGGTCACGCCCCAGTCCACGGCGAGCGCGCCGGGCCTGATCATGCTGGCCAAGCGCGCCGGCCTGCCGATCGTCATCGTCGACCGCTATCCCGGCTTCCCGGCCGAGAACGAGCAGGCACCCTATGTCGCCTTCATCGGTCCCAACGACGTCTCGGCCGGGCGCGACATCGCGCAATATCTCATCGCCCAGGGCGCCAAGAGGATCGTCGGCCTCGGCGGCCTGCCGGGCTCGTCCGTCGCCGAGGGGCGCCAGCAGGGGCTGAACGAGGCGGTCAAGGCGGCGGGCGGCGTGGAGCTGGTGCAATATGTCGGCGCCGGCGAGTCCGAGGACGCCGGCTACCAGGCGATGCAGAACCTGCTCGCCGCGCACGCCTCCGGCCAGATCGATGGCGTGTGGTGCTACAACGACGCGCTCTGCCTCGGCGCCTTCCGCGCCATCCGCCAGGCCGGACGCGACAAGGAGATCAAGCTCGGCGGCATGGACCTCGTGCCCCAGGCGCTCGACCTGATCCAGCAGGGCACCAACTACGTCTTCTCCACCGGCGGCCACTGGCTGCAGCTCGGCTTCGGCGTGATGATCGCCTATGACGCCTTGAACGGCCACAAGCCGCTGAAGACCGACATCCGGCTCGACCTGCTCGGCGTCAACGGCAAGAACTTCGCCGATTTCAAGAAGCAGTTCATCGACAACCCGCCGCCCTATGAGGTCAAGGACTACACGCTGACCGACAACCCCAAGGCGACGGCGCAGACCTTCCCGCTCCAGACCAAATGAGCGCGGCCCGGCGGGCGGCGGCCCCGCCCGCCTGCCGCCGGTGCCCCTGTTTCGTGGACGGATCCGTCATGCTTTCCCAATCGGCAGGTGAGTTCCTGTCGCGATACATCGCCTATGTCGCGCTGGTCGTGGTCGTCGCCGTGTTCGGCGTCCTGGCGCCCGACCGCTTCCTGACCACGGGCAATCTCGGCATCGTGCTGCAGAACTGCGCGGTGCTGTGCGTCGTCGCCATCGGCATCACCTTCATCATCATCGGCGGCAGCATCGACCTCAGCGTCGGCTCGGTGATGGCGCTTTCCGGCGCCGTCGCCGCCAGCTGTATCGGCTCGCTCGGCGCCTGGGCCTTCCTGGTCGCCCCGCTGGTCGGCGCCGGGCTCGGGGCGGTCAATGGCGCCGTGTTCGTCTTCGGCCGCATCCCCTCCTTCGTCGTCACGCTCGGCATGCTGTCGGTCGCCCGCGGCTCGACCGTCATCTTCACCGGCGGCATGCCGGTGCCGATCCCCCTAACCAGCGACTTCTACGTCTACGGCACTCCGCCGATGCCCTTCGCCATCGCCGTCGGCGTCGCGGTGGTGATGGGCGCGCTGCTTCGATTCACCACCTTCGGGCGCTATACCTTCGCCATCGGGGGCGATGAGGAGAAGACGCGCGTGCTGGGCGTGCCCGTCGACGGCGTGAAGCTCGCCATGTTCGTCGTCTCCGGCATGCTGGCCGGCCTGGGCGGCGGCATCCTCACCTCCCAGCTCGGCTCGGGCAGCCCGACCGTCGGCACCGGCTTCGAGCTGATGGCCATCTCCGCCGTCGTCATCGGCGGCACGCCGCTCACCGGCGGCGCCGGCTCCGTCCTCGGCACGGTGGTCGGCAGCCTCGTCATCACCACGCTCGCCAACGGGCTGATCATCATGGGCGTCGCCACCAACGTCCAGACCGTGCTGACCGGCATCGTCCTGGTCGGCGCGGTGATGATTTCGATCCGCCGCGGCAAGCTGAAAATCATCAAGTAGCGGCCGTCCAGACGCGCCGCACGCATTGGCAAGGACAGGGTAGGAACGATGTCGAAGTCCGAGGAACGTCCCGTCCGCATCGGCCTCGTCGGGGCCGGCGCGATCATGCGCCTCAGCCACGGGCCGGTCATCACCCGCTCGCCCGATGCCGAGCTCGCCGCGGTGTTCGACCGCGACCTCGGGCGGGCTGAGGCCATCGCCGACGAATTCGGCGGCAGGGCCTTCGACGACCTCGAGGCCATGCTCGACAAGGGCGGCGTCGACGCCGTTGTCGTGGCGACGCCCAACCGCTTCCACGGCGAGGGCGTCATCGCCGCTGCGGCGCATGGCAAGCACGTGCTCTGCGAGAAGCCGCTCGCCCTCGACATCGCCGAGAGCCGCCGCATGGTCGAAGCCTGCGAGGCCGCCGGCGTCGTGCTGCAGGTCGGCTTCAACCAGCGCTTCTGGGGCCAGGTGCAGATCGCCAAGGCGCTGGTCGATGCCGGCTTCATCGGCAAGATCCACCAGATGCGCTCGATCTATTCGGAGAAGTCGACGGCCTATCCGGCGGCGACGCGCTACCGCTACGACCTCGCCCAGTCCGGCGGGGCCACCATCATCGACCTCACCATCCACCGCATCGACCTCGCCCGCCACCTCGTCGGCGATTTTGCCGGCGTCTTCGCCGAGCTCGCCCACAGCGAGATGGCCGAGGCAGTCGACGACAATGTCTGGCTGCTGACGCGCTTCGCCGGCGGCGCTCGCGGCTGCCTCTCGGGCAACCGCTACTCCCCCAATATCGGCGACGGCACCGACCTCTACGGCACCGAGGGCACCATCCATATCGCCAGCGAGACGCTCAACCCGTTCAACGCCGCGCCGCTCGCCGTCTACACCGAGAAGAGCGCCAGGGACCTGCCCGACGTGCTGCGCGAGGCCCACTATCCCGACGCCTGGTGGAAGGGCTTCGACGGCGGCTGGATCACGGTGAAGCCGCCGCGCCGCAGCCCCTACGAGGCGCAGCTGAAGAGCTTCTGCGACGCCATCCGCGCCGGCCGCCCGGCCGACATCACCGGCCTCGACGGCCTCAAGGCGCAGGAGGTGGTGCAGGCCGCCTATCTCTCGATGCGCTCGGGCGGCTGGGTCGACCTGCCGTTGGCTGCCGACGCGCCCTTCATCGTCCCGACCTACGCATGAGGCCCGCCATGATCGGATGCTTCCACAGCGTCGGCCTGCCGCAGCGCGGCATCCTCGAGGCGATCGACAGGGTGGCCGCCGCGGGCTATGCCGCCATCGAGCTCAATGCCGAGACCTTGCCCTGGGCGCCGGCCCACGTCACGCCCGACACCCCGGCGGACGAGCGCCGCGCCGTCGTCGAGGCCTGCCGCCGCCACGGCCTCGCCATCCCGGCCGTCGGCGCCCATGTCGGCATGGTCGCCGACGACGGGGCCGGGCGCGCCGCCGCCATCGCCTTCGTCGATGGCTGCACCGACCTTGCCGTCGATGTCGGGGCTCCGGTCGTGCACATCCTCTCCGGCCCGTCCGCGCCGGGGACGCCGCACGGGGAGGCCTGGCGCTGGTTCGCCGACGCGGTGGCGCGCACCACCGAGCATGCCGCCCGCCGCGGCGTCACGCTCGCGGTCGAGGCGATCGCCGGCCATCTCTTCCACGGCGTCGAGGACTATCACCGCCTCGCCCGCGACCTGCCCGGCGTGGCGTTCAAGGTCAACTTCGATCCGAGCCATCTGGAGGTCCAGGGCGAGGATCCCAGCCGGGTGG contains:
- a CDS encoding recombinase family protein; the encoded protein is MRAAVAYIRIQTLRHGQASYGLEPQRQAIRRFAAREGLAILGEHIEVEVGKVPEALGDRPLLAAAVAAALRARCPLVVARLDRLSNDVAFIAGLMARQIAVVVAEGGPDVHPFMLHLYERLSHKERSLISERTRIALAARKAEGKPLGNPALVETAAVLGRAAVQANADAFADALLPTIERIRATGVTSYDGIAAALNADGVQTRRHGAWHATTVRNLLLRKSRPPSSGS
- a CDS encoding IlvD/Edd family dehydratase, which produces MSQDDKPHGLRRGLTNYGDRGFSLYLRRSFASSMGYSRQMLERPIVGICHSASGFNNCHRHFPELIEAVKRGVLAAGALPVEFPTISLGEVFLEPTSLKFRNLMAMDVEEMVRAQPMDAVVLLGGCDKTVPAQLMGAASADLPAIQLVAGPMSTSRHRGERLGACTDCRRFWARYRAGEVDDEQIDAVEQRLASTSGTCAVMGTASTMASLAEALGMMPAGAAAIPAVDADRLRMAEETGRIAVSLIGSDRRPSRIMTAKAFENAVRVLLALGGSTNAVVHLAAIAGRLGHRLDLDAMNAMSETTPVLVDLKPTGSAYMEDLYAAGGIPAVLRELRPLLHLDCLTVTGETLGERIDAAPAWVDRAVVHAAVAPVRPTGGLVALFGNLAPRGAILKRAAADPALFEREGRAVVFTSLADLAARIDDPALDVTPEDFLVLQNAGPTSEAAMPEAGYLPIPAKLARAGVKDMVRISDARMSGTAYGTIVLHVAPDAASGGPLALVRDGDRIRLSVAERRLELLVDDEELAARREGLPPRARKPTRGYQRLYEEQILQADEGCDFGFLRGLKVEG
- a CDS encoding NAD-dependent succinate-semialdehyde dehydrogenase; protein product: MYERFGLFIDGAWRPARDGATLAVIDPADEEVIGTIPRAGPADLDDALAALAAAAPRWRAVSGWERSAVLRRIAAELRARAEEAAGMMSRETGKPLAEARGELAAAVDQFDWYADEARRIFGHSLDGREPQVRLQVRYDPVGPVAAFTAWNFPALLPARKIAAALAAGCPIVVKPSEETPSSLYVIAEAARAAGLPPGVLNVVTGAPPDIARHLIASPVIRKVSLTGSLAVGQALMRLCADGMKKMTMELGGHAPVLVFADADPVAAGIACARAKFRNAGQVCIAPSRFYVHESLYEPFARAMAGTAAALRVGHGRDAGVEVGPMVNARGRERVARLVEDALGRGAELLAGGGPPPGFNRGFFYAPTVLGRVPEGAAVLQEEPFGPVAPILPFAGFDEVVARANALPYGLAGYVFSRSLETATRAAEALEVGMVGVNDMLLAAAEIPFGGIKASGMGREGGRLGILDYLEPKYVKLRLA
- a CDS encoding thiamine pyrophosphate-binding protein, whose translation is MQAREEEVRARARAIAAAGGLSAALAAGTVPGRVDVSVSEGVVLGLMRQGVTKVFGILGHGNTDVGEVLRIYAGEGALRFLQCRNEVAMAHAATALRWIYGETPAVVTSIGPGALQAFAGSLAAASNGIGVYHLYGDETTHGEGPNMQQVPGTRQGQFGRLTDVMGPSFTLHTPEALREAMRRGNDAVHRPHVAGPFYLCLPINVQPRRIEGLRLDALPERLAPPATAPSEAAPYRAASALALGHGRIVIKAGGGASSAPDAVRRLAERLGAAVVLSPKSTGVLPDAHPLNMHVGGSKGSISGNHAMEEASLLIAIGTRAVCQADCSGTGYPRAEAVININGDLAAAAHYNHTLMLPGDIGAVIERWLAELGPARPADAARTAAWREACAERKAAWRAFKAERCGAVTLPDAAWGRPVLTQPSAVAALARFADARGAIKIFDAGDVQANGFQIVEDDRPGRTITEAGASYMGFAASALLAAAAADRPAYMIAFSGDGSFMMNPQILVDAVLHGVRGMLVVFDNRRMGAISSLQHAQYGPDFATGDDVAVDYVALAAAVRGVKAVFGGWTPEAFEAALREAYAHDGLSVVHVPVYWGDDPLGGMGAYGRWNVGPWCAEVERLYADQTL
- a CDS encoding IclR family transcriptional regulator; amino-acid sequence: MEIRSVSKAIRLLETLGREPGAVGVSELARQVEMDKSSVSRMLRTLEQSGFVAQDPVTQRYTLGITLGILGHKALRRIDLRSSARPTLERLAERTGECSHMAILADGRAFYVDQAAPDRGVIVDAPIGTLAPLYCTALGKSLLAFQPLRIREAILAALAFEPFTRRTIRDRAALEGHLAQVRRNRVAYDDEEFSIGVRCIAAPVFRHDGTVAGAIGVSGPSPRVTDDRMKDWEVLVRDEAAALSRRLGFEDDKAAGAIVGAD
- a CDS encoding ABC transporter substrate-binding protein yields the protein MSITLTRRMLLGAVGATALGFGAMISATSFAVAQSKAIGVSIPTLDNPFWVNAVAFAKHAAEDLGIKLVVVGAESREDKQLADVQSLIAGGANALVVTPQSTASAPGLIMLAKRAGLPIVIVDRYPGFPAENEQAPYVAFIGPNDVSAGRDIAQYLIAQGAKRIVGLGGLPGSSVAEGRQQGLNEAVKAAGGVELVQYVGAGESEDAGYQAMQNLLAAHASGQIDGVWCYNDALCLGAFRAIRQAGRDKEIKLGGMDLVPQALDLIQQGTNYVFSTGGHWLQLGFGVMIAYDALNGHKPLKTDIRLDLLGVNGKNFADFKKQFIDNPPPYEVKDYTLTDNPKATAQTFPLQTK
- a CDS encoding ABC transporter permease: MLSQSAGEFLSRYIAYVALVVVVAVFGVLAPDRFLTTGNLGIVLQNCAVLCVVAIGITFIIIGGSIDLSVGSVMALSGAVAASCIGSLGAWAFLVAPLVGAGLGAVNGAVFVFGRIPSFVVTLGMLSVARGSTVIFTGGMPVPIPLTSDFYVYGTPPMPFAIAVGVAVVMGALLRFTTFGRYTFAIGGDEEKTRVLGVPVDGVKLAMFVVSGMLAGLGGGILTSQLGSGSPTVGTGFELMAISAVVIGGTPLTGGAGSVLGTVVGSLVITTLANGLIIMGVATNVQTVLTGIVLVGAVMISIRRGKLKIIK
- a CDS encoding Gfo/Idh/MocA family protein, yielding MSKSEERPVRIGLVGAGAIMRLSHGPVITRSPDAELAAVFDRDLGRAEAIADEFGGRAFDDLEAMLDKGGVDAVVVATPNRFHGEGVIAAAAHGKHVLCEKPLALDIAESRRMVEACEAAGVVLQVGFNQRFWGQVQIAKALVDAGFIGKIHQMRSIYSEKSTAYPAATRYRYDLAQSGGATIIDLTIHRIDLARHLVGDFAGVFAELAHSEMAEAVDDNVWLLTRFAGGARGCLSGNRYSPNIGDGTDLYGTEGTIHIASETLNPFNAAPLAVYTEKSARDLPDVLREAHYPDAWWKGFDGGWITVKPPRRSPYEAQLKSFCDAIRAGRPADITGLDGLKAQEVVQAAYLSMRSGGWVDLPLAADAPFIVPTYA
- a CDS encoding sugar phosphate isomerase/epimerase family protein, with product MIGCFHSVGLPQRGILEAIDRVAAAGYAAIELNAETLPWAPAHVTPDTPADERRAVVEACRRHGLAIPAVGAHVGMVADDGAGRAAAIAFVDGCTDLAVDVGAPVVHILSGPSAPGTPHGEAWRWFADAVARTTEHAARRGVTLAVEAIAGHLFHGVEDYHRLARDLPGVAFKVNFDPSHLEVQGEDPSRVVNELADRIVHVHLKDGRGRYPDFSFPPLGQGTIDFAGLVEGLARAGYAGALSVEYEAQVYGFRESEEAILRHGIAILDELRTGGAP